Below is a window of Cryobacterium sp. PAMC25264 DNA.
TAGCGCTGCACCTGGTAGCCGAGACCGGTGCGTGCTGCGTGAGCGGATGCCCGATCGTCCCAGTTGGCCCGGTTCGTGTCCAGGAAATGCTGCATGGTGGTCCTCGTCCTGCCCGGGGTTGGCGAGCCGACCAGACTAGCGCAGACCGGGCGGCGAGGAATAGAGCGCGCGCCGCTCGACGTTAACCCCACTGTGCCGACGAGCCGGGCCGCAGAGACCGGTTCTCAGGGCGGACCCATGCAACGCTCAGTGGCACCTGCGAAACTAGTCAATTCATCTTTCGAGAACGCAAGGAGACCCCATGCCCACCATTGACGTCACCGAGACCACGTTCGGCGAGACCCTGGCGGCCAACGAGATCGTGCTGGTGGATTTCTGGGCCGACTGGTGCGGTCCGTGTAAGCAGTTCGCCCCCACTTACGCGGCGTCGTCGGAGCAGCACCAGGACGTGGTGTTCGCCAAGGTCGACACCGAAGCCGAGCAGCAGCTGTCCGCCGCAGCAGGCATCCAGTCGATCCCCACTCTGATGGCCTTCCGTGAGGGCGTGCTGGTGTTCTCCCAGCCCGGAGCGCTGCCCCCGGCAGCCCTCGAGCAGGTGGTCACGGCCGTGAAGGGACTGGACATGGCCGACGTGCACCGCCAGGTGGCGGCGCAGAAGGCCGAGCAGCAGGCCGCCGCCCAATAGGGCCGGCTCAGCAGGGCGCCCAATAAGGCGACTTCGCACCACACACCACAAAAGGTGGGCAGAGATTTCTCTCTGCCCACCTTTGTGTTGATGCAGGTGTTACTTGGCGGTCACCGTGAGGAGAGCGTCTCCGACGGCGACATGGCCGGTGGCGGCCTGGTCGATGGAGCCGAACTTCTTCGGGTTCGTCACGAGCACCGGAGTGACCAGCGAGTAGCCGGCTTCCTCGATGATCGCGCGGTCGAAGGTGACCAGCGGGGTGCCGGCCTCGACCCTGTCGCCAGCCTTGACCTTGACGTCAAAGCCCTTGCCGGCCAGGTTGACGGTGTCGATGCCCACGTGGATGAGCATTTCGATGCCGCCGTCGAGCATCAGGCCGAAGGCATGGCCGGTCGGCTGAGCGACCAGGACCTTGCCGGCCGCCGGCGCGAAGACGGTGTCTCCGGTCGGGTCGACGCCGACGCCGAGGCCCACGATGCCCTTGCTGAACACGGGGTCCGGCACCTCATCGAGCGGTACGACGATGCCCTCAACCGGCGAGCCGATCGTGGCGAGCACCGTGGCAACCAGGGTGGCCGTGCCGCCGGCGGCGGGTGCCGTGGCGGGAGCCGTGCTGGATGCGACGGCAACCGGAGTCGCAACAGGAGCGACCGGCGCGTGCTTGGCCTCTTCCATGGCGGTGTCAGCGGCGAGCTGAGCGGCCGCTTCGGCCTTCTGCTCGGGCGAGAGGTAGCCGGAGAGGATCACGAGGATCATCGCGGTGAAGAACGACGCGGCCACGGCGACCGCGTACAGCGGGATGTTGTTGAAGGCCGGGATGGTCAGCAGCGACGTGAACACGAATGCGTTGGTCGTGACGCCACCGCCGAGGCCGATGATGACACCACCGACGAGGCAACCGACGAGCATGCGCGGGTAGATGCGCTTGAACCGCAGGTGGATGCCGTACAGCGACGGTTCGGAGATACCGCCGAGCAGTCCGGCGGCAAGAGCACCCGTCGCGGTCTGCTTCATCTGGCTGTTCTTGGCGCGGATGGCGAGGACCAGCACGCCGGCAGTGGCACCGAAGCAGGCGAAGTTCCAGGCGCCCATCGGGCCCTGGATGAAGTCATAGCCGAGGGACTGGATGTTCAGCAGCATCACGGCGTTCAGCGGCCAGTGCAGTCCCAGCGGAACCATGAACGGGTAGGCCAGCGGGATGACGATCGCGAAGATGAGCGGGGAGAAGTCGTTGATGGACTTGAGGAACTCTCCGATGGCCGCACCGCCGAAGACGCCGATCGGGCCGATGAGGAAGGCCGTGACGGGGATCATCACGAGCATGCTCAGGAACGGGACGAAGATCAGCTGGACGCTGGACGGGATGACCTTCTTCAGGCCCTTGGTGAGCAGGGCGAGAACGGCCGCCATCAGCAGCGGCGGGAAGACCTGCGAGCTGTAGTCGGTGACGGTGAGCGGCAGGCCGAAGATCGACACGATCGCGGCCTTGCCGTCGAAGACGGTCTGGGCACCGTCGGTGGCGGCGAGGGCGGAGAAGCCCGGCAGCATGACAACGGCCATGATGCCGAAGCCGACCCACGGGTCGGCGCCGAGGCGCTTGGAGGCGTTGTAGGCGACCATGAGCGGCAGGAAGACGAACACGCCCTGCCACATCAGGTTGATGAAGGCCCAGCCGGGCTCGAGCGTGACGCCGGGGGCGTTCCACGCGGGGATGACACCGAGGGTGGCCAT
It encodes the following:
- the trxA gene encoding thioredoxin — its product is MPTIDVTETTFGETLAANEIVLVDFWADWCGPCKQFAPTYAASSEQHQDVVFAKVDTEAEQQLSAAAGIQSIPTLMAFREGVLVFSQPGALPPAALEQVVTAVKGLDMADVHRQVAAQKAEQQAAAQ
- a CDS encoding glucose PTS transporter subunit IIA encodes the protein MATSPAKDIIQSIGGASNVVALTHCATRLRFTLKDASGIDQTQVEAIPAVLGAVPQSGDRYQVVIGGAVETVYNEILALPEMKKVGTGESADDIKAAERAKGPRGKFAGLDTFFEVLSDSFRPILGALLGASLFITFMALMATLGVIPAWNAPGVTLEPGWAFINLMWQGVFVFLPLMVAYNASKRLGADPWVGFGIMAVVMLPGFSALAATDGAQTVFDGKAAIVSIFGLPLTVTDYSSQVFPPLLMAAVLALLTKGLKKVIPSSVQLIFVPFLSMLVMIPVTAFLIGPIGVFGGAAIGEFLKSINDFSPLIFAIVIPLAYPFMVPLGLHWPLNAVMLLNIQSLGYDFIQGPMGAWNFACFGATAGVLVLAIRAKNSQMKQTATGALAAGLLGGISEPSLYGIHLRFKRIYPRMLVGCLVGGVIIGLGGGVTTNAFVFTSLLTIPAFNNIPLYAVAVAASFFTAMILVILSGYLSPEQKAEAAAQLAADTAMEEAKHAPVAPVATPVAVASSTAPATAPAAGGTATLVATVLATIGSPVEGIVVPLDEVPDPVFSKGIVGLGVGVDPTGDTVFAPAAGKVLVAQPTGHAFGLMLDGGIEMLIHVGIDTVNLAGKGFDVKVKAGDRVEAGTPLVTFDRAIIEEAGYSLVTPVLVTNPKKFGSIDQAATGHVAVGDALLTVTAK